AGAAGAGTAGAAAACATGCGCACCTTAGGAAATATTATTTGGTTTTTATTCGGTGGAATCATCATGGGTTTAGCGTGGTGGTTTTTCGGTATTCTCGCTTTTGTCAGTATTATAGGCATTCCATGGGGACGCGCTTGCTTTGTAATGGGCACCTTTTCCTTCTTCCCATTTGGCAAGGAAGCGATTGATAGGGAGGAGCTGACAAGAAATAGAGATATTGGTACTGGTACGCTTGGTATTATCGGCAATATACTTTGGTTCTGTTTTGCTGGCATTTGGCTTGCGATTGGTCATATTACATCTGCGATTGCTTGTTTCGTTACGATTATTGGCATTCCTTTCAGTATTCAGCATTTAAAACTCGCCGCTATCGCTCTTTTCCCTATTGGTAAAACCATCGTTGAAAAAGAAGTCGCATCAGCCGCTAGAGACGCAAACGCTCAAGACTATATTCGTAGAAATAGAAAATAATCTGTAAAAACTGAAAATAGACCTTCATAAAACCAATAGAAGAGAAATCAACGTGGCTTTAAAACCAACAATCTATAAATTTCGTATTGCACTAACCGATATGAATCGAGATTACTATGATTCACTTAGTTTAACGATTGCTCAGCACCCATCAGAAAACTTAACAAGAATGATGGCTCGTGTTTTGGCATTTTCAATGAACGCTCAACCAGACCTTGCTTTTACTAAAGGGCTTTCAAATATAGAAGAGCCGGATATATGGCATAAAACACTCGATGAGCAAATATCGTTGTGGATCGATGTGGGCGAACCAGATCCTGAACGCGTTAAAAAATCGACACGATTGGCGCGCAATGTTCGAATATATAGTTTTAACACTAAATCAGATGTTTGGTGGAAACAAAACTCGAATAAACTAAACTTATTAAAAGCACAAGTGTATAGGTTAGATGCTGAGGCAATTGAAACTCTAGCGACCTATGTAAAAAGGACAATGGATATTTCTATCATGCTTACTGGTAATTCCGCATTTGTTTCAACAGAAAATGGGGATTGTGAGGTAGAGTGGGTAGAACTGAAGGCATAGCGGAATATGACAGACTCAATCATGAGTAAGCTCAAACAGCAGTTGGAGATTGCAGGACTAGATACTCTTCATCTTTCAGATAAGGAGACGTTACTGTTTGCTCGTGCGATAGAAGAAAAAGCCGCTGTATTTGAAGAGATTTGTTTAAATAGCCCTGAAAAAAAACCTAAACTACTGCTGCTGGGGTTA
The DNA window shown above is from Vibrio algarum and carries:
- a CDS encoding YccF domain-containing protein, producing MRTLGNIIWFLFGGIIMGLAWWFFGILAFVSIIGIPWGRACFVMGTFSFFPFGKEAIDREELTRNRDIGTGTLGIIGNILWFCFAGIWLAIGHITSAIACFVTIIGIPFSIQHLKLAAIALFPIGKTIVEKEVASAARDANAQDYIRRNRK
- a CDS encoding YaeQ family protein; its protein translation is MALKPTIYKFRIALTDMNRDYYDSLSLTIAQHPSENLTRMMARVLAFSMNAQPDLAFTKGLSNIEEPDIWHKTLDEQISLWIDVGEPDPERVKKSTRLARNVRIYSFNTKSDVWWKQNSNKLNLLKAQVYRLDAEAIETLATYVKRTMDISIMLTGNSAFVSTENGDCEVEWVELKA